Proteins encoded by one window of Synechococcus sp. WH 7805:
- the mutS gene encoding DNA mismatch repair protein MutS: MPRSAAQSEAQTLQGSLFGAPESAETSKRRSVPSAATELDDLTDASLSADAAARPRQRQERDAFTNAGNEQDADGSDPDDNGDEPAWAHHNQVDLAQLTPMLRHYVELKIEHPERVLLYRLGDFFECFFEDAVELSRVLELTLTGKEGGKAIGRVPMAGIPHHAAERYCADLIRRGYSVALCDQLETTPSKGALLKRGITRVLTPGTVLEEGMLSARRNNWLAAVVVEPSTSKKPFRWGLASADVSTGDVLVLERSGSDALHQQLAQLEASELLWAAEDDTEPARPAWCPDRLRLSPMARTPFSAPEAEQTLKAHYKLTSLDGLGLPELPLALRAFGGLLQYVNDTQPLEDNARVPLDVPRIVHSGETLVLDAQTRRNLELTATQRDGQLQGSLLWAIDQTLTAMGGRCLRRWLEAPLMDLTAIQQRQAVVSLLVDQRSLRQVLRRLLRPMGDLERLAGRAGAGHAGARDLVAIADGLERLPQLTARLQSKLTHWPEELTALHQPEPALVELAADIRQTLIAAPPLSLSEGGLIHDGVDPLLDGLRNQLDDQNAWLAEQERLERERSGNNNLRLQYHRTFGYFLAVSKAKASSVPNHWIRRQTLANEERFITPELKEREGRIFQLRARACQREYEFFCGLREQVGAMAAPIRQAARAIASLDALTSLAESAATGGWCAPVLSDNRQLEIRAGRHPVVEQLLVESAFTPNDLALGNGTDLIVLTGPNASGKSCYLRQIGVIQLLAQIGSWVPAASAAIGLTDRIFTRVGAVDDLAAGQSTFMVEMAETANILHHASERSLVLLDEIGRGTATFDGLSIAWAVSEHLAGDLKARTVFATHYHELNNLAAERSNVANFQVMVQETGADLVFLHQVQAGGASRSYGIEAARLAGVPAPVVQRARQVLDQLAA, translated from the coding sequence ATGCCGCGCTCCGCTGCCCAATCCGAAGCGCAAACCCTTCAGGGAAGTCTGTTCGGAGCTCCTGAATCCGCCGAGACATCAAAAAGGCGTTCGGTGCCGTCCGCTGCAACCGAGCTGGATGACCTGACGGATGCCAGCCTCAGCGCCGATGCCGCCGCCCGGCCCCGGCAACGCCAGGAGCGCGATGCGTTCACCAACGCTGGAAACGAACAAGACGCAGATGGCTCGGATCCAGACGACAACGGCGATGAACCGGCCTGGGCCCACCACAACCAAGTGGATCTGGCCCAGCTCACGCCGATGCTGCGCCACTACGTAGAGCTCAAAATTGAGCATCCCGAGCGCGTTCTGCTCTACCGCCTCGGTGACTTCTTCGAGTGCTTCTTTGAGGATGCTGTTGAGCTCTCACGGGTTCTGGAGCTCACCCTCACCGGCAAAGAAGGGGGCAAAGCGATCGGCCGCGTGCCCATGGCCGGCATTCCCCATCACGCCGCTGAGCGCTACTGCGCCGACCTGATCCGACGCGGCTATTCGGTGGCCCTCTGCGATCAGCTCGAAACAACCCCCAGCAAGGGTGCCCTGCTCAAACGCGGCATCACCCGCGTGCTCACTCCCGGCACGGTGCTGGAAGAAGGCATGCTCAGCGCCCGCCGTAACAATTGGCTGGCCGCCGTGGTGGTGGAGCCCTCCACCAGTAAAAAGCCCTTCCGTTGGGGACTGGCCAGTGCCGACGTGAGCACCGGCGATGTGCTGGTGCTGGAGCGCAGCGGCAGCGATGCCCTTCACCAGCAGCTGGCCCAGCTCGAAGCATCTGAACTGCTTTGGGCCGCTGAGGACGACACCGAGCCAGCGCGACCGGCCTGGTGCCCCGATCGCCTGCGGCTCAGCCCCATGGCCCGCACCCCCTTTAGCGCTCCCGAGGCGGAACAGACCCTCAAGGCGCACTACAAACTGACGAGCCTTGATGGCCTGGGCCTGCCGGAGCTACCCCTGGCCCTACGGGCTTTCGGAGGGTTGCTGCAGTACGTCAACGACACCCAGCCCCTGGAAGACAACGCCCGTGTACCTCTGGATGTACCCAGGATCGTGCACAGCGGCGAGACCCTGGTGCTCGACGCCCAGACCCGCCGCAACCTGGAGCTCACAGCCACCCAGCGGGACGGACAGCTGCAGGGATCGTTGCTTTGGGCCATCGACCAGACCCTCACGGCCATGGGCGGCCGCTGCCTGCGCCGCTGGCTGGAGGCGCCACTGATGGACCTCACCGCCATCCAACAGCGCCAGGCGGTGGTGAGCCTGCTGGTGGATCAGCGTTCTCTGCGCCAGGTGCTGCGCCGCCTGCTGCGCCCCATGGGCGATCTGGAGCGCCTGGCAGGCCGGGCCGGTGCAGGCCATGCCGGTGCCCGCGATCTGGTGGCCATCGCCGATGGCCTCGAGCGGCTCCCCCAACTAACGGCCCGCCTGCAAAGCAAGCTGACGCACTGGCCCGAGGAGCTCACAGCTCTGCATCAGCCTGAACCAGCTCTAGTCGAGCTGGCCGCTGACATCCGCCAGACCCTCATCGCCGCCCCTCCCCTCTCACTCAGCGAAGGCGGCCTGATCCACGACGGCGTCGACCCCCTGCTCGATGGCCTGCGCAACCAACTCGACGATCAGAACGCCTGGCTGGCCGAGCAGGAGCGTCTGGAGCGTGAGCGCAGCGGCAACAACAACCTGCGCCTGCAGTACCACCGCACCTTCGGTTACTTCCTGGCGGTCAGCAAAGCCAAGGCTTCATCGGTGCCGAACCATTGGATCCGCCGCCAGACCCTGGCCAATGAGGAGCGCTTCATCACCCCAGAACTGAAAGAGCGGGAAGGACGCATCTTTCAACTGCGAGCTCGGGCCTGCCAGCGGGAATACGAATTCTTCTGTGGCCTGCGTGAGCAGGTGGGGGCGATGGCCGCACCGATCCGCCAAGCGGCCCGAGCAATAGCCAGTCTCGACGCCCTCACCTCGCTGGCAGAGTCCGCCGCCACAGGCGGCTGGTGCGCCCCAGTGCTCAGTGACAATCGCCAATTGGAGATCCGCGCAGGTCGTCATCCGGTAGTGGAACAGCTGCTGGTTGAGTCCGCCTTCACCCCCAACGACCTCGCCCTGGGCAATGGCACTGATCTGATCGTGCTCACCGGCCCCAATGCAAGCGGCAAGAGCTGCTATCTACGCCAGATCGGTGTCATTCAGCTGCTGGCCCAGATCGGCAGCTGGGTGCCTGCCGCCTCAGCCGCCATCGGCCTGACCGATCGCATCTTCACCCGGGTGGGCGCCGTGGATGATCTCGCTGCGGGCCAGTCCACCTTCATGGTGGAAATGGCGGAAACCGCCAACATCCTGCACCACGCCAGCGAACGCTCCCTGGTGCTGCTCGATGAGATCGGCCGGGGTACGGCCACCTTCGATGGCCTTTCCATCGCCTGGGCCGTGAGCGAACACCTGGCCGGCGATCTCAAAGCCCGCACCGTGTTTGCCACCCATTACCACGAGCTCAACAACCTGGCCGCAGAGCGCTCCAACGTGGCCAACTTCCAGGTCATGGTGCAGGAAACCGGCGCCGATCTGGTGTTCTTGCATCAAGTGCAGGCTGGCGGAGCCAGCCGCAGCTACGGCATCGAAGCCGCGCGCCTCGCCGGCGTGCCCGCACCCGTGGTGCAACGCGCTCGGCAGGTGCTCGATCAGCTGGCGGCCTGA
- a CDS encoding N-acetylmuramoyl-L-alanine amidase produces the protein MAATIYLHWTATGYDWIRPGHYHAIISGDGRVHRLHATSVDLPAHTWARNSNAVALSCACMGGQPDPWTLPPTPAQLMSLCAETASIAASWGWTAADITVQRVMTHAEAASNKDGRMMHDNYGPVVWGGTGERWDLLQLAKNGPIDGGEQLRARIRALMDGHSVSDAVSDRLGFKGETTIQARSEALTVTIDGEGRSWAPATDLLERYGIPYAWNASERQIMIGALDVAPTYRDDSVQASVGWPLFTMTLQSGNAPVILTGIVRPSESGDRAWCRVLEFAEEFGISIHYNPFTLLERRGG, from the coding sequence ATGGCCGCCACGATTTACCTGCACTGGACTGCCACCGGCTACGACTGGATCCGCCCTGGTCACTATCACGCGATCATCAGCGGTGATGGGCGGGTGCACAGGCTGCATGCCACCAGCGTGGATCTTCCGGCCCACACCTGGGCGCGCAACAGCAATGCCGTGGCCCTTTCTTGCGCCTGCATGGGCGGCCAGCCCGACCCCTGGACTCTGCCGCCCACGCCTGCGCAGCTCATGAGCCTCTGCGCTGAAACCGCCTCGATCGCGGCCAGCTGGGGCTGGACAGCAGCGGACATCACGGTCCAGCGGGTCATGACCCACGCCGAGGCGGCCTCCAACAAAGACGGACGCATGATGCACGACAACTACGGGCCGGTGGTCTGGGGCGGCACGGGCGAGCGCTGGGATCTGCTGCAGTTAGCCAAAAACGGCCCCATTGATGGCGGTGAACAGCTTCGAGCCCGGATCCGGGCACTCATGGATGGACATTCAGTGAGCGACGCCGTCAGCGATCGTTTGGGTTTCAAAGGGGAAACCACGATCCAGGCCCGGAGCGAAGCGCTAACCGTGACGATTGACGGCGAAGGCCGATCCTGGGCCCCGGCAACCGATCTCCTGGAACGCTATGGCATCCCCTATGCCTGGAACGCCAGTGAGCGACAGATCATGATCGGCGCCTTGGATGTTGCGCCCACCTACCGGGACGACAGCGTGCAAGCCTCGGTGGGCTGGCCCCTATTCACCATGACCCTGCAATCGGGCAATGCACCGGTGATCCTCACAGGCATCGTGCGGCCATCGGAATCAGGGGATCGGGCCTGGTGCCGGGTGCTGGAGTTCGCCGAAGAGTTCGGCATCTCCATTCACTACAACCCGTTCACGCTGCTGGAGCGGCGGGGCGGCTGA
- a CDS encoding GNAT family N-acetyltransferase: MTRYRLVEHASGAPGLRWFGMGPDLRPTRGLLKLQRLFDKHAFWAQQRNQRQLKRMLAGSTVVVSLWRGKRLVGFGRATSDGIHRAVLWDVVVAGDLQGRGLGRRVVEALLSTRSIRGAERVYLMTTNSAGFYEQLGFEAAQPQKLLIRKQ; this comes from the coding sequence ATGACCCGCTACCGCCTGGTGGAACATGCGTCCGGAGCACCTGGGCTGCGATGGTTCGGAATGGGCCCGGATCTGAGGCCGACCCGCGGCTTACTGAAGCTGCAGCGTCTGTTTGACAAACACGCTTTCTGGGCTCAACAACGCAACCAACGGCAACTCAAACGCATGCTGGCGGGCAGCACGGTGGTGGTCAGCCTCTGGAGAGGCAAACGTCTCGTGGGATTCGGACGGGCAACGAGTGACGGCATTCACCGTGCGGTGCTCTGGGATGTAGTGGTGGCCGGCGACCTTCAGGGCCGTGGGCTAGGACGCCGGGTGGTGGAAGCTCTGCTCAGCACACGATCCATTCGTGGCGCAGAGCGCGTTTATCTGATGACCACCAATAGCGCGGGCTTCTATGAACAACTGGGCTTCGAAGCTGCTCAGCCGCAGAAGCTGTTGATCAGAAAACAATGA
- a CDS encoding ATP-grasp fold amidoligase family protein produces MKMPSDLAEKGTRFTLNRYQRFFNRKLTIKKPITFTDKIHHFIIAAHWQDIKIVTEMTDKINVRTYVASQIGPEYLNEVIWTSSKIDDAPLQDYACGNWILKTNHGCGGHQVIRQNNLNEIRQAIKNLLTKNYYFAAAEPQYFFIEPKAFIEKLVKSDRNKPPLMFRLWCFTGSVALIQADDGNPVSPFYNRQWQDMQISRVNGKPPESQIKRPENLNELIRIAEKLSKPFRFVRVDLYNENGIIRFSELTFTPLAGNIFFNPKIWDLILGKLWQ; encoded by the coding sequence ATGAAAATGCCATCCGACTTAGCAGAAAAAGGCACACGATTCACGCTCAACCGCTACCAGCGTTTTTTCAATAGAAAATTAACAATCAAGAAGCCCATAACATTCACAGACAAAATACATCACTTCATTATAGCTGCCCATTGGCAAGACATTAAAATTGTGACCGAAATGACTGACAAAATCAATGTACGCACGTACGTTGCCTCCCAAATTGGCCCCGAATACCTCAACGAAGTAATTTGGACAAGCAGCAAAATAGACGATGCTCCGTTACAAGATTACGCCTGTGGCAATTGGATTCTCAAAACCAATCATGGCTGTGGTGGCCATCAAGTGATCAGGCAGAATAACCTGAACGAGATTCGACAAGCGATCAAGAATTTACTTACAAAAAACTACTACTTTGCCGCAGCTGAACCACAATACTTTTTTATCGAACCCAAAGCTTTTATTGAAAAACTTGTCAAAAGTGACCGCAATAAGCCTCCACTCATGTTTCGTCTTTGGTGCTTTACAGGATCAGTGGCACTCATCCAAGCAGACGATGGCAATCCAGTCAGTCCCTTCTACAATCGTCAATGGCAAGATATGCAGATCTCAAGAGTTAACGGAAAGCCCCCAGAAAGTCAGATCAAAAGACCAGAAAATTTAAACGAGCTAATTCGAATCGCAGAAAAACTAAGCAAGCCTTTCAGATTCGTGCGCGTTGATTTATACAATGAAAATGGGATAATCCGCTTCAGCGAGTTAACATTTACACCCCTTGCAGGGAATATATTTTTTAATCCAAAAATCTGGGATCTTATACTTGGCAAACTCTGGCAATAA
- a CDS encoding glycosyltransferase encodes MGKSPFKNSQNYAHIQYSAERSSTRGIHPWVTDIETKSIRAEACGKVCQKLKSQGFVPDIICGHPGWGELLGIPYVWPQSPILMYQEFYYNEHGFDSDFDPEFAKQQSDWSKKTETYLKNANSLLNLQHATWNVTPTNFQRSSFPIQFHQRFSTIHDGISNHAQPAPDKSNIKVQVGKQTILSDQDQLITFVNRRVEPYRGCHSFIRSIPLIQERNPNAIIVIVGIAKGVSYGSPCPQGEWKDVFLKEIEGHYDPEKVLFVGQLPYQDFLNLLKLSRVHVYLTYPFVLSWSLLEAMSTGCAIVGSSTAPVTEVIEDNVHGLLVNFFDPKAIAAGITDLLHDGDRAARLGKNAHQRAVEQYSLERCLPRQLELINLVARKVIGA; translated from the coding sequence ATGGGGAAAAGCCCCTTCAAAAATAGCCAAAACTACGCGCACATACAATACTCGGCTGAACGTTCAAGCACCAGGGGGATTCATCCTTGGGTCACTGACATCGAAACGAAAAGCATCCGCGCTGAAGCCTGCGGAAAAGTATGCCAAAAATTGAAGTCACAGGGCTTTGTTCCTGACATTATCTGCGGCCATCCTGGCTGGGGAGAGCTCCTTGGCATCCCCTACGTTTGGCCCCAATCACCAATCCTGATGTATCAAGAATTTTATTACAATGAACACGGATTCGATAGTGATTTCGACCCAGAATTTGCAAAGCAGCAAAGCGATTGGTCAAAAAAAACGGAAACGTATCTGAAAAATGCCAATTCACTACTTAACCTTCAACACGCAACTTGGAATGTCACACCAACAAACTTCCAACGGAGTTCTTTCCCAATCCAGTTTCACCAACGATTCTCCACCATTCATGATGGAATTTCAAACCATGCACAACCCGCACCGGACAAAAGTAACATCAAAGTCCAGGTAGGCAAGCAGACCATTCTCAGTGATCAGGATCAACTCATCACGTTTGTGAACCGCCGCGTCGAGCCTTACCGCGGCTGTCACTCCTTCATCCGTTCTATTCCTCTCATTCAGGAAAGAAACCCCAACGCCATCATCGTGATTGTTGGCATTGCCAAGGGCGTGAGCTACGGGAGCCCCTGCCCCCAGGGCGAGTGGAAAGACGTTTTCCTCAAGGAAATCGAAGGTCATTACGATCCTGAAAAGGTTCTTTTTGTGGGTCAGCTTCCCTACCAAGACTTTTTAAATCTGCTGAAGCTGAGTCGCGTTCATGTATATCTCACCTATCCATTTGTGCTCAGCTGGAGCCTGCTCGAAGCCATGAGCACAGGATGCGCGATTGTCGGATCCTCCACTGCTCCGGTAACAGAAGTGATTGAGGACAACGTGCACGGTCTTCTCGTCAACTTCTTTGACCCCAAGGCCATCGCTGCAGGCATCACTGATCTTCTTCACGATGGCGACCGCGCAGCCAGACTGGGAAAAAACGCCCATCAGCGTGCTGTTGAGCAGTACAGCCTTGAGCGATGCCTACCGCGCCAGCTTGAGCTGATCAATCTGGTGGCCAGAAAGGTAATCGGAGCCTGA
- a CDS encoding sugar transferase, with the protein MWGCDPRSLLLRAVLLDWLGQLLILLVIVVAPDALSAVPTGSSDLEGQRAWLVFSFLLYPLLGWLFGGYTVLRWRQLALPVLLQRLLLTSVVTLMVVAIARWLINPGEEVWLVERRVQFLWMGLLFVWSLLVRVGLRRGVLMPDRPRVLLLAGPDDQEAMLVSWRRVPQRERLELVSVEHLQLVLTDVDRPFLLALAPGLEGDPRWVSLQETLETLDPRQVRVVSPLSLFEQQQERLPPAFLPEGGLSYDDLPWAAAFSVQAQLKRMADLVVAGGLLLLSIPFVGLAALLIWLEDRGPVLYVQWRSGWLGRPFRVFKLRTMSVQPAHAPALWTQPGDQRITRVGLWLRRLRFDELPQLLNVLNGEMSLIGPRPERPELEHELERHIPHYRKRHWMRPGLSGWAQVCAPYASSIEDSDLKLSYDLYYLRHFSTWLDLVILFRTIKTVLKAGGR; encoded by the coding sequence ATGTGGGGATGTGATCCTCGCTCGTTGCTGCTGCGGGCAGTTCTGCTCGATTGGCTTGGACAGCTGCTGATTCTGCTGGTGATCGTGGTAGCCCCTGATGCACTGTCGGCGGTCCCCACGGGCAGCTCGGATCTGGAGGGTCAGAGGGCCTGGCTGGTGTTTAGTTTTTTGCTCTATCCCCTCCTGGGTTGGTTATTTGGTGGGTACACCGTGCTGCGCTGGCGACAGCTGGCGTTGCCAGTGTTGCTGCAGCGGCTGCTGCTGACCAGCGTGGTGACCCTGATGGTGGTGGCGATCGCTCGCTGGCTGATCAACCCTGGAGAGGAGGTGTGGCTAGTGGAGCGGCGGGTGCAGTTCCTTTGGATGGGTCTGCTGTTCGTTTGGTCGCTCCTGGTGCGCGTGGGCCTGCGACGTGGTGTGCTGATGCCTGACCGGCCTCGTGTGTTGTTGCTGGCTGGCCCGGACGATCAAGAAGCGATGTTGGTGAGCTGGCGACGGGTGCCGCAGCGAGAGCGCCTGGAGCTGGTCAGTGTCGAGCACTTGCAGTTGGTGTTGACTGACGTGGATCGTCCCTTCCTGCTGGCCCTGGCGCCCGGGTTGGAGGGCGATCCCCGCTGGGTTTCCCTTCAGGAAACACTGGAGACCCTCGACCCGCGCCAGGTCAGGGTGGTTTCACCTCTGAGTCTGTTTGAACAGCAGCAGGAACGGTTGCCACCGGCCTTTCTGCCCGAGGGCGGCCTTAGCTACGACGATCTTCCCTGGGCTGCAGCCTTCAGCGTGCAGGCCCAGCTCAAGCGGATGGCCGATTTGGTGGTGGCTGGTGGTCTGCTGTTGCTGAGCATTCCCTTTGTGGGCTTGGCTGCCTTGCTGATCTGGCTGGAAGATCGCGGGCCCGTGCTGTATGTGCAGTGGCGCAGTGGTTGGCTGGGTCGACCCTTCCGCGTGTTCAAGTTGCGCACCATGTCTGTCCAACCGGCTCATGCACCAGCGCTCTGGACTCAGCCCGGTGATCAGCGCATCACCCGGGTGGGGCTGTGGTTGCGCCGTTTGCGCTTCGATGAGTTACCACAGCTGCTGAATGTGCTGAACGGTGAGATGAGCCTGATCGGTCCGCGTCCGGAGCGTCCGGAGCTGGAGCACGAGCTGGAGCGGCACATCCCCCATTATCGCAAACGCCATTGGATGCGACCGGGATTGAGTGGTTGGGCTCAGGTTTGTGCACCCTATGCCAGCAGCATCGAAGACTCCGATCTGAAATTGTCGTACGACCTTTACTACTTAAGGCACTTCAGCACATGGTTGGATCTGGTGATCCTTTTCCGCACAATTAAAACTGTTCTCAAAGCTGGTGGCCGCTGA
- the ribH gene encoding 6,7-dimethyl-8-ribityllumazine synthase, whose protein sequence is MATFEGRFTDVQGLRIAVVIARFNDLVTGKLLSGCLDCLGRHGVNTAADSEQLDVAWVPGSFELPLVAQQLARSGRYQVVVTLGAVIRGDTPHFDVVVSEASKGIAAVARDTGVPVIFGVLTTDTMQQALERAGIKSNLGWSYGLQALEMGSLMKTLPTSLSVD, encoded by the coding sequence ATGGCCACTTTTGAAGGGCGTTTCACTGATGTGCAAGGACTGCGCATCGCAGTCGTGATCGCTCGATTCAATGACCTTGTCACTGGCAAATTGTTAAGTGGTTGCTTGGACTGTCTCGGTCGGCATGGCGTGAATACGGCTGCTGACAGTGAGCAATTGGATGTGGCCTGGGTGCCGGGGTCGTTCGAGTTGCCCTTGGTGGCGCAGCAACTGGCGCGGAGTGGGCGCTATCAAGTGGTGGTCACCCTGGGTGCTGTGATCCGCGGAGATACTCCACATTTCGATGTCGTGGTTTCGGAGGCCAGCAAAGGGATTGCGGCTGTGGCGCGGGACACTGGTGTGCCGGTGATTTTCGGAGTGCTGACCACCGACACCATGCAACAGGCGCTTGAGCGGGCGGGCATCAAGAGCAATCTGGGCTGGAGTTATGGCTTGCAGGCCCTGGAAATGGGGTCCTTGATGAAGACTCTGCCCACCTCGTTGTCAGTGGATTGA
- the holA gene encoding DNA polymerase III subunit delta: MPIQLLWGDDSAALERAIQSVINSALDPAWASVNLSRLDGSESGQARQALEEARTPPFGGGARVVLLQRSPFCNACPSELADRFEASIDAIPDSTQLLLCNPTKPDGRLRTTKALQKRVKAGQAKELSFKLPAVWDGAGQRQLVERTADELALTLEPNAVDALIDAIGSDSARLTMELQKLALHAESTGSDRISAAAVQSLIDGLSTNALQVGDALLAGDPGEAIALLDALIEGGEPALRIVATLSGQIRGWLWVLLLEQQGERDVAVIAKAAGIGNPKRIYVMRKQLQGRSPERCLKLLGRLLDVEAALKRGALPGDAFRDGLLG, translated from the coding sequence ATGCCGATCCAGCTGCTGTGGGGCGATGATTCCGCGGCATTGGAGCGGGCCATTCAGTCAGTGATCAACAGCGCGCTGGATCCGGCCTGGGCCAGCGTGAACTTGAGCAGGCTGGATGGCAGCGAGAGCGGGCAGGCCCGACAGGCTCTGGAAGAGGCACGAACGCCGCCGTTTGGCGGCGGGGCGCGGGTGGTGCTGCTACAGCGCTCACCCTTTTGCAATGCTTGCCCCAGTGAGCTGGCCGATCGCTTTGAAGCGTCCATCGACGCCATCCCCGACAGCACCCAGTTGCTGCTCTGCAACCCCACCAAACCCGATGGCCGGCTGCGCACCACCAAGGCCCTGCAGAAGCGGGTGAAGGCAGGGCAAGCCAAGGAACTCAGCTTCAAACTGCCGGCTGTCTGGGATGGCGCCGGTCAGCGGCAGCTGGTGGAGCGCACTGCTGACGAGCTCGCTCTGACCCTGGAGCCCAACGCAGTGGATGCCCTCATCGATGCCATCGGCAGCGACAGCGCCCGGCTCACAATGGAATTGCAAAAACTGGCCCTGCACGCCGAGAGCACTGGCAGCGATCGCATCAGCGCTGCAGCCGTGCAAAGCCTGATCGACGGGCTGAGCACCAATGCCCTGCAGGTGGGCGATGCCCTTCTCGCCGGCGATCCCGGGGAAGCAATCGCCCTGCTCGATGCTCTGATCGAAGGCGGCGAACCAGCCCTGCGCATCGTCGCCACCCTCTCTGGGCAGATTCGCGGCTGGCTCTGGGTACTGCTGCTGGAGCAGCAAGGAGAACGGGATGTGGCCGTGATCGCCAAGGCCGCCGGCATCGGCAATCCCAAGCGGATCTACGTGATGCGCAAGCAGCTACAGGGCCGCAGCCCGGAACGCTGCCTCAAGCTGCTCGGCCGGCTTCTGGATGTGGAAGCAGCGCTCAAACGCGGCGCTTTACCAGGCGATGCCTTCCGTGATGGGCTGCTTGGTTGA
- a CDS encoding precorrin-8X methylmutase encodes MLKSALCGQCLSEESAAMADHPIFTESIRRIRALLGETDLDTLEQQVLERLVHSSGDPGLMSLLQFSDGACACGVEALTGKAVILTDTAMAAAAVSPMAARTLGNAVHCLLDWAPPLAPQGSTRSAAAMQRAWPELSAAARASGSALPLVLVGSAPTALEQLLDQVQAGADTPSLVIGMPVGFVGVPESKRRLAVSGLAQIRLEGTRGGAGLVAAAVNALLRAAQAAS; translated from the coding sequence ATGCTGAAGTCTGCCCTGTGTGGGCAGTGCCTGTCTGAGGAGAGCGCCGCCATGGCCGATCACCCGATCTTCACGGAAAGCATTCGGCGCATTCGTGCCCTGCTGGGGGAGACGGATTTGGACACCCTGGAGCAGCAGGTGCTGGAGCGGCTTGTGCACAGCAGCGGTGATCCCGGCCTGATGTCCCTGCTTCAGTTCAGTGATGGCGCCTGCGCTTGCGGTGTGGAGGCGCTTACGGGTAAGGCTGTGATTCTCACGGACACGGCCATGGCCGCGGCGGCGGTGTCACCGATGGCGGCCCGAACCCTGGGCAACGCAGTGCATTGCCTGCTCGACTGGGCTCCGCCGCTCGCGCCGCAGGGATCCACTCGATCAGCAGCGGCGATGCAAAGAGCCTGGCCTGAACTCAGCGCAGCGGCTCGCGCATCCGGCTCTGCCCTGCCGTTGGTGCTGGTGGGCAGTGCCCCCACCGCGTTGGAGCAGCTGCTCGATCAGGTGCAGGCAGGGGCCGATACCCCTTCGCTGGTGATCGGCATGCCGGTGGGGTTTGTGGGAGTGCCGGAAAGCAAACGACGCCTGGCCGTTAGTGGTCTGGCCCAGATCCGCTTAGAGGGCACCCGTGGCGGCGCCGGTTTGGTGGCTGCAGCCGTGAATGCATTGCTGCGGGCCGCTCAGGCCGCCAGCTGA
- a CDS encoding ABC transporter ATP-binding protein, producing MIDTVHTTQACDTGENSNLVLRLENVRLDIPVATTETRSLKASLIRSVTGGRLNRRRGGAVITALANVSCTVREGERVALIGHNGAGKSTFLRLVSGIYQHSAGVFQAHVTVHPMIHKSFITSPELSGQQAIKAHYLLTHGNLRGFEAFCNDVVTFSGLGDFVHLPVKTYSQGMAARLMFAVLTGSRHDCLAMDEGFGAGDSSFYEKAKVRLESFLASAGTLLLASHSDALLKRFCRRGLVFSEGSIVFDGPLDQALNHYHATRR from the coding sequence ATGATTGACACAGTCCACACCACTCAGGCTTGCGACACCGGTGAGAACTCTAATCTGGTTTTGCGCTTGGAGAATGTGCGTCTTGATATCCCTGTGGCCACCACGGAAACCCGTAGTTTGAAGGCTTCTCTGATTCGTTCGGTGACAGGTGGGCGCTTGAATCGCAGGCGTGGTGGCGCGGTGATTACGGCCCTTGCAAATGTGAGCTGCACCGTGCGGGAAGGTGAGCGCGTGGCCTTGATCGGTCACAACGGCGCCGGCAAATCAACGTTTCTTCGCCTCGTTTCCGGGATCTATCAGCATTCAGCGGGGGTCTTTCAGGCCCATGTGACTGTGCATCCGATGATCCATAAAAGCTTCATCACCAGTCCTGAACTCAGTGGTCAGCAAGCGATCAAAGCCCACTACCTGCTCACCCACGGCAATCTTCGTGGCTTTGAGGCCTTCTGCAATGACGTGGTGACCTTCTCCGGCCTCGGTGATTTCGTGCATCTCCCTGTGAAGACCTACAGCCAAGGGATGGCGGCACGATTGATGTTTGCGGTGCTCACAGGATCCCGCCACGACTGTCTGGCCATGGATGAGGGCTTTGGTGCTGGAGACAGCAGCTTCTACGAGAAGGCCAAAGTTCGTTTGGAGTCATTCCTGGCCTCCGCTGGCACGTTGTTATTGGCATCTCATTCAGACGCACTGCTGAAGCGGTTTTGCCGACGTGGGCTGGTGTTCAGTGAGGGCAGCATCGTCTTTGACGGGCCCCTCGACCAGGCTCTCAATCACTATCACGCGACCCGTCGTTGA
- the psbZ gene encoding photosystem II reaction center protein PsbZ translates to MQILNTLTVLALVVMSFALIVAVPVLYASNEDSGRSNRLILLGGIVWVALVLVNWGMSFFVV, encoded by the coding sequence ATGCAGATCCTCAACACACTCACCGTTCTGGCGCTGGTGGTGATGTCGTTTGCCCTGATTGTGGCCGTTCCTGTGCTTTATGCCTCCAATGAGGACAGCGGCCGCTCCAATCGTCTGATCCTTTTGGGTGGCATTGTCTGGGTGGCTTTGGTTTTAGTGAACTGGGGCATGAGCTTCTTCGTGGTCTGA